In Alicyclobacillus vulcanalis, a single window of DNA contains:
- a CDS encoding ABC transporter substrate-binding protein, producing the protein MKAISTRGGRKKIASLGGVSLLTLGAIAGVAGCGTSTSNTAQTNSQGAASTGKITINFAVWGPVSPQYNFIAAFEKKYPNIHVNLTEIPQTDYAQKLISEVATNTAPDVMLVWENMIQPFAKEGAIVNLNSYIKGDKSLEPSNFLPAFRSLAAQNGGVYGLPWCYATHLLFYNEDMFKKAGVPFPTANWTWKDYENAAKKLTIVKDGRVVQWGSAGIGFPGVWYSLIGSAGDKIVSNGKLSIGQGAIDAMNWQIDLTNKLKVQPQPSAANSAVDLFEAGKAAMILNGSWMISTYDTIKNFKWNIAPLPYDKVPYDDIHTAFFTINSHSPYKQADWDFIKFCMSPEGQELIEKGTNNPSAELSLSKYAWYQNAGPNGPTNWSAFQEAGKYARLGYVLLPTGLTNYIDNQLNAAVLGQESPSQVVKLAEQQAQQVSNQ; encoded by the coding sequence ATGAAGGCGATTTCAACGCGGGGTGGGCGAAAGAAAATCGCTTCTCTAGGAGGTGTGTCGCTTCTTACATTGGGTGCAATCGCGGGAGTCGCTGGTTGTGGCACCTCTACATCAAACACTGCACAGACGAATTCACAGGGAGCGGCTTCAACAGGAAAAATCACCATTAACTTCGCGGTGTGGGGGCCTGTGAGTCCGCAGTATAACTTCATTGCGGCGTTTGAAAAGAAGTATCCAAATATTCATGTTAACTTAACAGAAATTCCACAGACAGATTACGCTCAGAAACTCATTTCCGAGGTCGCCACCAATACCGCACCGGACGTTATGTTGGTATGGGAGAATATGATTCAGCCGTTCGCAAAAGAGGGTGCGATTGTAAATCTAAACAGCTACATCAAGGGAGACAAGTCTCTCGAGCCGAGCAATTTCTTGCCAGCCTTCCGCAGCTTGGCGGCACAGAACGGGGGCGTGTATGGACTGCCGTGGTGCTATGCAACGCACCTCCTGTTTTACAACGAAGATATGTTCAAGAAGGCCGGAGTGCCATTTCCGACAGCCAATTGGACATGGAAGGATTATGAGAATGCTGCCAAGAAGTTGACGATCGTTAAGGACGGTCGGGTTGTTCAGTGGGGTTCCGCAGGCATTGGCTTCCCGGGCGTGTGGTACTCCTTGATCGGGTCTGCGGGGGACAAGATTGTTTCAAACGGCAAGCTGTCAATCGGACAAGGTGCGATTGATGCTATGAATTGGCAAATCGATCTAACTAACAAACTCAAGGTTCAGCCGCAGCCTTCAGCCGCAAATAGCGCCGTGGATTTGTTTGAAGCCGGAAAAGCCGCCATGATTCTGAATGGAAGCTGGATGATTTCGACCTATGACACGATTAAGAATTTCAAGTGGAATATAGCGCCGTTGCCGTATGACAAAGTGCCTTACGACGACATCCATACAGCCTTCTTCACGATCAACAGCCATTCTCCATACAAACAGGCGGATTGGGACTTTATCAAGTTTTGCATGAGTCCGGAGGGGCAAGAGCTGATTGAGAAGGGCACGAACAATCCTTCAGCTGAACTAAGCCTGAGTAAATACGCATGGTATCAAAATGCAGGTCCGAATGGCCCAACGAACTGGTCCGCGTTCCAAGAGGCCGGAAAATACGCACGGCTAGGTTATGTGCTTCTTCCAACTGGGTTGACCAATTACATCGACAATCAATTGAACGCAGCGGTCCTGGGTCAAGAGAGCCCGTCACAAGTGGTCAAGCTTGCCGAACAGCAGGCTCAACAGGTCTCAAATCAATAA
- a CDS encoding glycoside hydrolase family 127 protein translates to MGNSEQLSVQLHAPFWSRYQQLVREVVLPYQYEILNDRVPGVEPSGAIRNFRIAAGLEQGEFTGMVFQDSDVAKWLEAVGYALKTKRDPALERMADDVIDLVVAAQQPDGYLNTYFTIKEPGKRFTNLMDCHELYGAGHMIEAAVSYYEATGKRKLLDAMCRFADLIADTFGPREGQIHGYDGHQEIELALVKLYGATGERRYLDLARYFLDARGTEPNFFLDEWERRGRKSFWWPWLKEPDLAYYQAHKPVREQETAVGHAVRAMYMYTAMADVARLTGDRALQAACERLWQDVTRRQMYVIGAIGSTHQGEAFTFDYDLPNETAYAETCASVGLIFFAKRLIDLGPKAEYGDVMERALYNAVIGSMAQDGKHYCYVNPLEVWPRANEENPDRRHVRPTRQAWFGCACCPPNVARLLMSLQEYIYTWDESRRTLYVHLHMGSTAAWSLDGARVQLRQASALPWRGETSLKVSMPDGPRRFALAVRIPGWCAGKWEVRVNGRELGEEMRVEEGYAVIDRTFADGDELTFAFPLEARWIVGHPQLRAVNGMVAIERGPLVYAVEEADNGPNLAALSVDPGTRLHEVSCEIAGVDAVALECEAWRRDEEAFGDGPLYRPLDAATFSERRVKLRAIPYFLWGNRGQGEMRVWLRSRSSRP, encoded by the coding sequence ATGGGAAACAGCGAGCAATTATCCGTACAACTTCACGCCCCCTTCTGGTCTCGTTACCAACAACTCGTGCGCGAGGTCGTACTGCCGTACCAGTACGAGATTCTGAACGATCGCGTCCCCGGGGTGGAGCCGAGCGGCGCGATTCGCAACTTTCGCATCGCAGCGGGTCTCGAGCAGGGCGAATTCACCGGGATGGTGTTCCAGGACAGCGACGTGGCCAAGTGGCTCGAGGCCGTCGGGTATGCGCTGAAGACGAAGCGCGATCCGGCGCTGGAGCGCATGGCGGACGACGTGATCGATCTCGTCGTGGCGGCTCAGCAACCGGACGGATACTTGAACACGTACTTTACCATCAAGGAGCCCGGTAAGCGTTTTACCAACCTGATGGACTGCCACGAGCTCTATGGCGCAGGGCATATGATCGAGGCCGCTGTCAGCTATTACGAGGCGACGGGCAAGCGCAAGCTGCTCGACGCCATGTGCCGCTTCGCGGACCTTATCGCGGACACCTTCGGGCCGCGTGAGGGCCAGATTCACGGCTACGACGGTCACCAGGAAATCGAGCTCGCACTTGTGAAGCTTTATGGCGCAACGGGAGAACGGCGCTACCTCGATCTCGCTCGTTACTTCCTGGACGCGCGCGGCACGGAGCCGAATTTCTTTCTCGACGAGTGGGAGCGGCGCGGTCGGAAATCCTTCTGGTGGCCTTGGTTGAAGGAGCCGGACCTCGCCTACTATCAGGCCCATAAGCCTGTGCGAGAGCAGGAAACCGCGGTGGGACATGCGGTCCGGGCAATGTACATGTACACCGCGATGGCCGATGTCGCGCGTCTGACGGGCGATCGCGCCCTACAAGCGGCGTGCGAGCGGCTTTGGCAAGACGTCACCCGGCGCCAGATGTACGTGATCGGGGCGATTGGCTCGACCCATCAGGGCGAGGCCTTCACGTTCGACTACGATCTGCCGAACGAGACCGCGTACGCGGAGACGTGTGCTTCCGTGGGGCTCATCTTTTTCGCCAAGCGCCTCATCGACCTTGGGCCCAAGGCCGAGTATGGCGACGTCATGGAGCGCGCGCTGTACAACGCCGTGATCGGCAGTATGGCGCAGGACGGAAAGCACTACTGCTATGTGAATCCGCTTGAGGTGTGGCCACGCGCGAACGAGGAAAATCCGGACCGTCGGCATGTCCGGCCAACTCGCCAGGCGTGGTTCGGTTGCGCGTGTTGCCCGCCGAACGTGGCGCGGCTTCTGATGAGCCTTCAGGAGTACATCTACACGTGGGACGAGTCTCGCCGGACGTTGTACGTGCATCTTCACATGGGAAGTACGGCCGCGTGGTCGCTTGACGGCGCGCGCGTGCAGCTGCGGCAGGCGTCGGCGCTGCCGTGGCGAGGCGAGACGTCGCTCAAGGTGTCGATGCCGGACGGGCCTCGCCGCTTCGCGCTGGCCGTGCGCATCCCCGGCTGGTGCGCGGGCAAATGGGAGGTCCGGGTGAACGGGCGCGAACTTGGCGAAGAGATGCGCGTCGAAGAGGGGTACGCCGTGATCGATCGGACGTTTGCAGACGGGGACGAGCTGACCTTCGCGTTCCCGCTGGAGGCGCGATGGATTGTGGGCCATCCGCAGCTGCGCGCGGTGAACGGCATGGTGGCCATAGAGCGGGGCCCGCTCGTGTATGCCGTGGAAGAAGCGGACAATGGGCCAAACCTGGCCGCTCTATCGGTCGATCCCGGCACACGGCTGCACGAGGTGTCATGCGAGATCGCAGGCGTCGATGCGGTGGCACTCGAGTGCGAGGCGTGGCGGCGAGACGAAGAAGCGTTTGGCGATGGGCCCTTGTACCGCCCTCTGGACGCCGCGACGTTCAGCGAGCGGCGGGTCAAACTGCGCGCCATCCCGTACTTTCTCTGGGGCAACCGAGGACAAGGCGAGATGCGGGTCTGGCTCCGGTCGCGCTCGTCCCGCCCGTAA
- a CDS encoding nitroreductase family protein, translated as MPVSTEKGLLTAIRERRSIHQVGKKSPLSDAELEQLLADIVKHMPSAYNSQSTRLVLLLGSAHEKLWSLVEDVMRAVAPPEQLDTIAARLAGFRSGYGTVLFFEDQDVIESFQKKFPANQDKFPVWAEHTNAMHQYAVWVALEAQGYGASLQHYNVAEDRIKAEWNLPETWRLIAQMPFGSPENAPREKQVQPVEARFKVFK; from the coding sequence ATGCCTGTAAGCACAGAGAAAGGATTGCTCACTGCGATCCGGGAGCGCCGTTCGATTCATCAAGTGGGGAAGAAGTCTCCTCTGTCGGACGCGGAGCTGGAACAGCTGTTGGCGGACATCGTGAAGCACATGCCCTCCGCCTACAACTCGCAGTCGACGCGGCTCGTGCTTTTGCTGGGTTCGGCGCACGAAAAACTTTGGTCGCTGGTGGAGGATGTGATGCGCGCTGTGGCGCCGCCGGAACAGCTCGACACCATCGCAGCGCGCCTCGCGGGGTTCCGCAGCGGCTATGGCACGGTGCTCTTCTTCGAGGACCAGGACGTGATCGAGTCGTTCCAGAAGAAGTTCCCTGCCAATCAGGACAAGTTCCCCGTGTGGGCGGAACATACCAACGCGATGCATCAGTACGCCGTTTGGGTGGCGCTTGAGGCGCAGGGCTACGGGGCGAGCCTCCAGCACTACAACGTGGCGGAGGATCGCATCAAGGCGGAGTGGAACCTCCCAGAGACGTGGCGGCTCATCGCGCAGATGCCGTTTGGCTCGCCGGAGAATGCGCCGCGCGAAAAGCAAGTGCAACCGGTGGAAGCGCGGTTCAAGGTCTTCAAGTGA
- a CDS encoding DHA2 family efflux MFS transporter permease subunit: protein MSNESLQPAAGQAVVPASPNAPSHAPSGEAAHGHPHRTPIMIVMIFGAFIAILNQTLLNVALPHLMSAFNVDANTVQWLSTAYMLTNGVLIPITAFLMGTFTTRQLFISAMSLFLAGSFLCAIAPNFGVMVFGRIVQASGSAVMMPLLMTVILELFPPQQRGRAMGTMAIAMFFAPAVGPTLSGWIVTNWSWRWLFWIVIPLAFIDIILAVAVLRNVAKPVRPKLDVPGFLLSIVGFVSLLYGLSEAGSKGWGNDVVEISLIVGGVFLVFFILRELTAKEPMLDLRVFKYDVFTMTTIVGCIVNMAMFGAMILMPIYLQDIRGYTALQSGLMMLPGAILMGIMSPISGAIFDKVGARPLAVLGLAITTITTWEFTKLNAQTGYGHIMLLYTLRMFGMSMLAMTVQTAGLNQLPRHLYRHGTSAANTARTVASSVGTAVLVTIMTDRTKVHYADFQNTVTVNNHYIYTMYQTIVEYFMIHLHNSLQAAEELARYVLYGLAEQQSTIMGINDAFWWATWGSFIAFVLAFFIRRPKLAQATAAAGASASASAVARGQAEAAPSVAAGALEGGVNESPVEHALEHDIQIADSVAEAEEVVDAEPETAGGHAGEAQPGDEDRADVPEDLDEEEAESPTDPEDEPQPVK, encoded by the coding sequence ATGTCGAACGAGTCGCTGCAACCGGCCGCGGGTCAAGCGGTCGTGCCGGCCTCGCCCAACGCGCCGAGTCACGCGCCAAGCGGTGAGGCGGCGCACGGACATCCGCACCGGACGCCCATCATGATTGTGATGATCTTCGGCGCGTTCATCGCGATTTTGAACCAGACGTTGCTCAACGTGGCGCTGCCGCATCTGATGTCGGCGTTCAACGTCGATGCCAACACCGTGCAGTGGCTCTCGACGGCGTACATGTTGACCAACGGCGTGCTGATCCCCATCACCGCCTTTTTGATGGGGACCTTCACCACGAGGCAGCTGTTCATCTCGGCCATGTCGCTGTTTCTCGCAGGGTCCTTTCTCTGCGCCATTGCGCCGAACTTCGGCGTCATGGTGTTCGGGCGGATTGTCCAGGCGTCCGGCTCTGCGGTCATGATGCCGCTCTTGATGACGGTCATTCTCGAGCTGTTCCCGCCCCAGCAGCGCGGGCGCGCGATGGGCACGATGGCCATCGCGATGTTCTTCGCGCCGGCTGTCGGGCCTACGCTTTCCGGCTGGATTGTGACCAACTGGTCGTGGCGCTGGCTGTTTTGGATTGTCATTCCGCTCGCGTTCATCGACATCATTCTGGCGGTGGCGGTGCTGCGCAACGTCGCCAAGCCGGTCCGGCCGAAGCTCGACGTCCCCGGCTTCTTGCTCTCCATCGTGGGCTTTGTCAGCCTGCTGTATGGCCTGAGCGAAGCGGGCAGCAAGGGTTGGGGCAACGACGTGGTCGAGATCTCGCTTATCGTGGGCGGCGTGTTCCTGGTGTTCTTCATCTTGCGTGAGCTGACAGCCAAGGAGCCCATGCTGGACCTGCGCGTGTTCAAGTACGACGTGTTCACGATGACCACCATCGTCGGTTGCATCGTGAACATGGCGATGTTCGGCGCGATGATCCTGATGCCCATTTACCTTCAGGACATTCGCGGCTACACGGCGCTCCAGTCCGGCTTGATGATGCTGCCCGGGGCCATCCTGATGGGCATCATGTCGCCCATCTCCGGCGCCATCTTCGATAAAGTGGGCGCGCGCCCGCTCGCGGTGCTCGGTCTCGCCATCACGACGATCACGACCTGGGAGTTCACGAAACTGAACGCGCAGACCGGGTACGGGCACATCATGCTGCTGTACACGCTGCGGATGTTCGGCATGTCGATGCTCGCCATGACCGTGCAGACCGCGGGACTCAATCAGCTTCCGCGGCACCTGTACCGGCATGGCACGTCGGCCGCCAACACGGCGCGCACCGTGGCTTCGTCCGTCGGCACCGCGGTGCTCGTCACCATCATGACGGATCGCACCAAGGTGCACTACGCGGACTTCCAAAACACGGTGACGGTCAACAACCACTACATCTACACGATGTATCAGACCATCGTCGAATACTTCATGATCCACCTGCACAACTCGCTGCAGGCGGCTGAGGAACTCGCGCGCTATGTGCTGTACGGACTTGCCGAACAGCAGAGCACCATCATGGGTATCAACGACGCGTTCTGGTGGGCGACCTGGGGCAGCTTTATCGCCTTTGTCCTCGCGTTTTTCATTCGCCGGCCGAAGTTGGCTCAGGCCACGGCGGCGGCGGGTGCTTCCGCATCCGCCAGTGCGGTGGCGCGCGGTCAGGCTGAGGCGGCGCCGAGTGTCGCTGCGGGCGCCCTGGAAGGCGGCGTGAACGAGTCGCCTGTTGAACACGCGCTCGAGCACGACATCCAGATCGCCGACAGTGTCGCCGAAGCGGAAGAGGTGGTCGATGCCGAGCCCGAAACGGCGGGCGGCCACGCCGGCGAGGCGCAGCCAGGCGATGAAGACCGTGCGGACGTGCCTGAGGACTTGGACGAGGAGGAGGCGGAATCGCCGACCGATCCAGAGGACGAGCCGCAGCCTGTGAAGTGA
- a CDS encoding HlyD family secretion protein, translating to MSANANPTPNNSGTTFRRMILVNLIILIVLIAAAITGYYFYNQSTLYLKTDDAQVAGNQIVVSAPASGKLINWEGTNGSSFSAGDQIGEIQTQVGNKTVDVPVDMPANGTIAQNEVMNNEFVAAGTPLAYAYDMNHLYIVANIKETQLQNVKVGDQVDVWVAGKAGSISGTVTQIGDATASTFSLLPSQSTTADYTPVTQVVPVEISIGTTAGSGLVPGMSATVRIHK from the coding sequence ATGAGCGCGAATGCCAATCCCACGCCGAACAATTCCGGCACCACGTTTCGCAGGATGATCCTCGTCAACCTGATCATCCTCATCGTCCTGATTGCCGCGGCCATCACGGGCTACTACTTCTACAACCAGTCGACGTTGTATCTGAAGACGGACGACGCACAGGTTGCAGGCAACCAGATTGTCGTGTCCGCGCCGGCGAGCGGCAAGCTCATCAATTGGGAGGGCACCAACGGCAGCTCGTTCAGCGCGGGTGACCAAATTGGTGAGATTCAGACCCAAGTGGGCAACAAGACCGTCGACGTCCCGGTTGACATGCCGGCCAACGGGACCATCGCGCAGAACGAGGTCATGAACAACGAGTTTGTTGCCGCGGGCACGCCTCTTGCCTACGCGTACGACATGAACCACCTGTACATCGTGGCCAACATCAAGGAGACGCAGCTGCAGAACGTCAAGGTCGGGGATCAGGTGGATGTTTGGGTGGCCGGGAAGGCCGGGTCCATCAGCGGTACCGTGACGCAAATTGGAGACGCCACGGCGAGCACGTTCTCTCTGCTTCCGAGTCAGAGCACCACGGCGGACTACACGCCGGTCACGCAGGTTGTTCCGGTGGAAATCTCGATTGGCACAACGGCGGGCAGTGGGCTGGTTCCTGGCATGAGTGCGACGGTTCGCATCCACAAGTAA
- a CDS encoding J domain-containing protein, giving the protein MSEWIVMKQCASCRAVNRIRLEHGFFCRCGRCKAPLALTHYEILGVPKNATLPQIKAAYRRAAKFWHPDVHEGRDRAAAERHFRRVQDAYHTLSHPEARKRYDLLLDFEGAYPGGTQETASATEEPASSQAKPGWSAFAQGRFLLRAGWNSMSGKRQAESRKPRPVTLYTVLGVGLFTVCTIGGAILTGLFGSKLALVILLSLGLVGGMQLLYLLTKMTLDVES; this is encoded by the coding sequence GTGAGCGAATGGATCGTCATGAAGCAATGCGCGTCCTGCAGGGCGGTCAATCGCATTCGCCTGGAACACGGCTTCTTCTGCCGTTGCGGCAGGTGTAAAGCCCCTCTGGCCCTCACCCACTACGAGATTCTCGGCGTACCGAAAAACGCGACGCTGCCTCAGATCAAGGCGGCCTACCGGCGTGCGGCGAAATTCTGGCACCCCGACGTGCACGAGGGGCGGGATCGCGCTGCGGCCGAGCGCCATTTCCGGCGCGTTCAGGACGCCTACCACACCCTCTCCCACCCGGAAGCGCGCAAGCGCTATGACCTGTTGCTCGATTTTGAAGGTGCGTACCCTGGCGGCACGCAGGAGACGGCGTCGGCCACCGAGGAACCGGCGTCTTCGCAGGCGAAGCCGGGCTGGTCCGCGTTCGCGCAGGGCCGCTTTCTCCTGCGCGCAGGCTGGAACTCCATGAGCGGCAAGCGCCAAGCGGAATCGCGCAAGCCGAGGCCCGTGACCCTTTACACCGTGCTCGGCGTGGGCCTCTTCACGGTCTGCACCATCGGCGGAGCCATCTTGACCGGCCTCTTTGGCTCCAAGCTGGCGCTCGTGATACTCTTGAGCCTGGGCCTGGTGGGGGGCATGCAACTCCTGTACCTGTTGACCAAAATGACGCTCGACGTGGAATCGTGA
- a CDS encoding SDR family oxidoreductase has protein sequence MEWNGNTVLVTGGSNGIGLALAVRLLARGNRVVICGRRQDKLDEARAAHPDLITVRCDVMRPEERMELLAYMNETYPEWNVLVNNAGIQQHVNVRRANEPWEHYEREIAINFDAPVHLTLAALPHLLEQPRAAVINVTSGLALAPAAWAPIYSATKAALRSFTESLRLQLEGSRVEVIEIVPPAVNTDLGGPGLHTFGVPVDDFADGVMAKLLAGAVEIGYADAERRLSLVPEELREAAKRMWSGFQARNSHF, from the coding sequence ATGGAGTGGAACGGGAATACCGTGCTGGTGACGGGCGGATCGAACGGAATCGGGCTCGCGCTCGCCGTTCGGCTGCTCGCGCGCGGCAACCGCGTGGTCATCTGCGGACGCCGCCAGGACAAACTCGACGAGGCCAGAGCCGCACATCCCGACCTCATCACCGTGCGCTGTGACGTGATGCGCCCGGAGGAGCGGATGGAGCTCTTGGCGTACATGAACGAGACGTATCCCGAATGGAACGTGCTCGTGAACAACGCCGGGATTCAGCAGCATGTGAACGTGCGGCGCGCGAATGAGCCGTGGGAGCACTACGAGCGAGAGATTGCCATCAACTTCGACGCGCCCGTGCACCTGACCCTGGCGGCCCTTCCGCACCTGCTGGAGCAACCTCGGGCGGCCGTGATCAACGTGACCTCGGGACTGGCCCTCGCACCGGCGGCCTGGGCCCCGATCTACAGCGCGACGAAGGCCGCCCTCCGCTCGTTCACGGAGTCGCTTCGGCTCCAGCTCGAAGGCAGCCGCGTGGAGGTCATCGAAATTGTACCACCCGCGGTCAACACGGATCTCGGCGGGCCGGGGCTACACACGTTTGGCGTTCCGGTCGACGACTTCGCCGACGGCGTGATGGCGAAGCTTCTGGCTGGCGCTGTGGAAATTGGCTACGCCGATGCGGAGCGCCGGCTTTCCCTCGTTCCTGAGGAGCTGCGCGAGGCCGCCAAGCGGATGTGGTCGGGATTTCAGGCGCGCAATTCGCACTTCTGA
- a CDS encoding putative bifunctional diguanylate cyclase/phosphodiesterase, whose product MHSRAPQSGDENGLHTRSSEDWLVREAPLAVFGVDADNRVNLWSAPAARMLGWDEDEIVGQRAPFWWKEGDFERYQGEIQRNGCVNGRLVRWRTKDGGALRSETWAWSAGAGGLVFVVTDQVGETEMYAEVEQSRSVIERIAEAAEICLFVYDAVSKRLVYASKACQAMSGYACDELVNHPDLWRSLLPGEVLNTAEPAQIPNNSRSEYRIRHRDGSERWVAVHLYPRHDAEGRPRYLEGLAMDITDRKHHQVELQRLAFTDALTQLPNRQQFEQDLREAVMRAERRGEKLAVFLFDFDGFKYVNDTFGHQFGDATLKAIAERLRETLRGRAKVYRMGGDEFTVIQAGIGGEADVRDTAGRCLEAFHEPLRVMGESVPMGISIGAAIYPDHSRDVDALLRYADIAMYAAKEQGGHRLCLYSESGDSAIQNRLLLHNALPKAFDRGEFSLDYQPIFDVRRGRFVGAEALLRWNSPEFGFVPPAVFVPFAEQWGLMQRIGTWVLETACRTAAEWQRQNLPLRVSVNVSFSQLADPHFVEGVAQALRQAELSPRHLQLEVHASLLAQYAELIGDLAVQLDRVGVSIAIDDFGHGEAVLAALSAGSYDAIKLHPSLLTMAPEGERHERLMAGVVRLAHDLGMRTIAEGVERREQELLLARTGCDEMQGFWKARPASAQDLAAWCRQAAPRDGDDARP is encoded by the coding sequence GTGCATTCACGTGCTCCGCAGTCGGGTGACGAAAACGGTCTGCATACGCGTTCGTCTGAAGATTGGCTTGTCCGCGAAGCGCCTCTCGCGGTGTTCGGCGTCGACGCGGACAACCGCGTCAACCTGTGGTCTGCGCCCGCAGCGCGCATGCTGGGTTGGGACGAGGACGAGATCGTCGGGCAACGCGCGCCCTTCTGGTGGAAAGAAGGCGACTTTGAGCGATATCAGGGCGAAATTCAGCGGAACGGATGCGTCAATGGCCGCCTGGTGCGTTGGCGCACGAAAGATGGCGGGGCCTTGCGCTCGGAGACGTGGGCTTGGTCCGCGGGCGCGGGCGGCCTCGTGTTCGTGGTGACGGATCAGGTCGGCGAGACGGAGATGTACGCAGAGGTGGAGCAGTCGCGAAGCGTCATTGAGCGCATCGCCGAGGCTGCGGAGATCTGCCTATTCGTGTACGACGCCGTATCGAAGCGGCTGGTCTACGCCTCCAAGGCGTGCCAGGCGATGAGCGGCTACGCGTGCGACGAGCTGGTGAACCATCCAGACCTGTGGCGCTCTTTGCTTCCGGGAGAAGTTCTGAATACCGCGGAGCCTGCGCAAATTCCGAACAACAGCCGCAGCGAGTACCGCATTCGCCACCGCGACGGCTCCGAGCGGTGGGTGGCCGTTCATCTGTACCCGCGCCACGATGCCGAGGGTCGCCCCCGATATCTCGAAGGGCTTGCGATGGATATCACGGATCGCAAGCATCATCAGGTCGAGTTGCAGCGCCTCGCCTTCACGGACGCCCTGACCCAGTTACCCAACCGACAACAGTTTGAACAAGACCTGCGCGAGGCCGTGATGCGGGCGGAGCGGCGCGGGGAAAAGCTCGCCGTCTTCCTGTTCGACTTCGACGGGTTTAAGTACGTCAACGATACGTTTGGCCATCAGTTCGGCGACGCGACGCTGAAGGCCATCGCCGAGCGCCTGCGCGAGACGCTTCGCGGGCGCGCGAAGGTCTACCGCATGGGTGGCGACGAGTTCACCGTGATCCAGGCCGGGATCGGCGGAGAGGCGGACGTCCGCGACACGGCGGGGCGCTGCCTGGAGGCCTTTCACGAGCCGCTGCGAGTCATGGGCGAGTCGGTGCCGATGGGCATCAGCATCGGCGCGGCCATCTACCCGGACCACAGCCGCGACGTCGACGCGCTCCTCCGCTACGCGGACATCGCCATGTACGCAGCCAAGGAGCAGGGCGGGCACCGCCTTTGCCTCTACAGCGAGAGCGGGGACAGCGCCATTCAGAATCGGCTGCTTTTGCACAACGCGCTTCCGAAGGCATTCGATCGCGGCGAGTTTTCGCTCGATTACCAGCCCATCTTCGATGTCCGCCGCGGCCGTTTTGTGGGTGCCGAGGCGCTCCTCCGCTGGAACTCGCCCGAATTCGGCTTCGTGCCTCCCGCGGTGTTTGTTCCATTCGCAGAACAGTGGGGGCTCATGCAGCGCATCGGCACTTGGGTGCTGGAGACCGCTTGCCGGACCGCCGCAGAGTGGCAGCGGCAGAACCTTCCCTTGCGAGTGTCGGTCAACGTCTCGTTCTCGCAACTCGCCGATCCGCACTTCGTCGAAGGCGTGGCGCAAGCCCTGCGGCAGGCCGAGCTTTCGCCCCGTCACCTGCAGCTCGAGGTGCACGCGAGCCTGCTCGCGCAGTACGCAGAGCTCATCGGCGATCTCGCCGTCCAGCTCGACCGCGTCGGCGTCTCGATCGCCATCGACGATTTCGGGCATGGCGAGGCCGTGCTTGCCGCGCTCTCGGCCGGATCGTACGATGCCATCAAGCTGCATCCTTCGCTTCTCACCATGGCGCCCGAGGGCGAGCGCCACGAGCGCCTGATGGCCGGCGTCGTCCGCCTCGCGCACGATCTCGGCATGCGCACGATTGCAGAAGGGGTGGAGCGGCGCGAGCAGGAGCTGCTGCTCGCGCGCACGGGTTGCGACGAGATGCAAGGGTTTTGGAAGGCACGCCCCGCGTCGGCACAAGACCTGGCCGCATGGTGCAGACAGGCGGCCCCCCGAGATGGCGATGACGCGCGGCCATGA